The Mycobacterium riyadhense sequence CGACCGGAATCGCGGCGCGTGGCCGGGAAGTTCGACCGGAAGGTCCGGCGGCGTTTGGGAGGTGACCGCGTCGGCGAACACTCGCTTGACGATGCGGTCCTCCAAAGACTGGTAGGACATCACCACGATGCGTCCGGCGACGGTGAGCGCCTGCAGCGCCGTGGGAATGGCGGCGCGCAGCGAGTCCAGTTCCTCGTTGACCGCGATGCGCAGCGCCTGAAACGTCCGCTTGGCCGGATGCCCGCCGCTGCGCCGGGCCGGCGCCGGAATCGCCTCGTACAGCAAGGCGACCAGTTCGGCGGTCGAGGACAACGGGGCGCGGTCGCGGCGCCGGACGATATGCGCGGCGATCCGGCGCGCGAACCGCTCCTCGCCGTACCGGCGTAGAATGTCGGCCAGCGCGGCCTCGTCGTAGGTGTTGACGATGTCAGCCGCGGTCAACGGCGCCGACGGGTCCATCCGCATGTCCAGCGGCGCATCCGTGGCGTAGGCGAAGCCGCGCTCCGGACGGTCCAGCTGCATCGAGGAGACACCGAGATCGAATAGCACGCCATCGACCGATTCCGCTGCGCCACAACCGGATTCGGCCAGCGCGGCGGCGAGTTCGTCATACCGTTTGTGCGCCAAGGTAATCCGATCGGCGAATCGCGCGAGCCTCGTTCGGGCGATGTCCAGGGCACTCGGGTCGCGGTCGAGTCCGATCAGCCGCAGACCCGGCAAGGCGACAAGGAACCGCTCCGCGTGCCCACCCGCGCCCAGCGTGGCATCGACGAGGACGGCGTTCGATCCGTCTGAGCGCTGGCGGGTCAGTGCCGGGGTGAGCAGCTCGACGCAACGATCAGCCAACACCGGCACATGACCGAAGTCGCTTGACTCACCTCTCCGATCAGGCATCGTGACACCTTCCCGGGTCCGGCCCGCCCTGTTTCGGGACCCGGCTACCCGTGGCGCCGCCCCTGCACCGAGGTCCCTGTCCGAAGGCACGCACCTGGCGTTGGGGAAGTACGCCAGGGTCGGTTCGGGCAGAGACCACGGTGCACAGGCATGCACCTCAGAGTCAGGGGTGATCGCAAGCGCGGCGCAGCCGGGCACTGGGGGCACCTCCCGCTTGCGGGGGACAGGTCGCCACTCATCAGAAGATGTCGCCGAGTGCTTCATCGCTGGCCGCGGAGAAGTTCTCTTCATGGATTTGTTGATAGTCCTGCCAGGCCTGCGCATCCCAGATCTCGAGGTAGTCGACCGCTCCGATCACCACGCAGTCCTTGGAAAGGCCGGCATAGCGGCGGTGGTCGGCCGACAGCGTGATCCGGCCTTGACTGTCGGGATGCTGTTCGTCGGTGCCGGCGGCCAGATTTCGCAGAAACGCCCGGGCTTCGGGATTGCTTCGCGGCGCCTTGCTTGCCCGACGCGCCAGCTGCTCGAACTCGGCCCTCGGGTATACGGCGAGGCTGTGGTCTTGGCTCTTGGTGACCATCAACCCCCCTGCCAACGCGTCGCGAAACTTGGCCGGCAGCGTGAGCCGGCCCTTGTCGTCGAGTTTGGGCGTGTAGGTGCCGAGAAACACTGGGGCACCTCCAACTTGCTTCTCACCCAAACGCTTCGGCCACCATACCCCACAATCCCCCACTTTGCCCCAGAAACACCCCCTCCAGGGGTGGCTTTGGCGTGTCTCGTCGTCGATTCCCCACGCCGGCTCGCGGAAACGCGACCGTCGAGCGACGCTTGGGCCAGGACGGGGCAGCGGAAAGCCGCACTTCAAATGCCTATATGCGGGAGGTGGCCCACAGGTGGGGCCGAGTGGGGCACGTTGGGGCACAACTACGGCACAACTTGGGCTCGGTATGACCTACCGACTCGGACCCTCAGTGGAATCCACGCACAAGAACGGGGCAGCCAGATGGCGTACCCCGTGATGTCTTATTGCGTTTCGGCTACTCGTCGAAACGACGCCGGAACCGATCCTCCATACGGCTGGTGAACGAGCCGCCCGCACCTTTGGCGCGACGCTGGCGCGACGACCCAGTCGCGGGTCCACCGCGATCCCCCCTGCGGGACAACCGTGGACCGGTGATGGCATAAACCACGCCGCCGAACATCACGACGAAACCGAAGACACTGAGAATCGGGAAGGTTCCAATCATCGTGGCCTTGAAGGCCACCCCGGAAACCAGCATCCCGAGGCCGATGACGAACAATGCCGAACCCTGCAAACGCCGCCGTGCGGTCGGCGCCCGGAAACCTCCACCCCGGACACTCGACGCGAACTTGGGGTCCTCGGCGTAGAGAGCGCTCTCGATCTGATCGAGCATCCGCTGCTCATGATCGGAGAGTGGCATTCGTCCCTCCTTGCCGACAGATGGTTGCGTGACTACCGGTAACAGGCGGATGCCCGTTGTGCGGGTAACTAACTCAGATGATACGAGGTCAACCTGCGCCGTACCACTGGTTCGCCGGCGATTCTATCCGGGCTGCACGCCGGGCCGCGCGCTAGCGAAGCGGTGGGCCAGACCGGCTATGCGATGCGCTCCGTCACGTTGACCGCTCGCAGGACCGCGCGTGAATGCGCGGGTACGCCGTCCGATACTGGTTTCATACGCACCGCACTGATCGTCAAATGAGGAGGGCACCGCGAGTTGGCGATATTCCTCATCGATCTGCCGCCGAACGATATGGAGCGTCGCCTCGGTGATGCCCTGACTGTGTATGTCGACGCGATGCGTTACCCGAGGGGCACCGAAAATCAGCGCGCCGGCATGTGGCTGGAGCATCTGAGTCGGCGCGGCTGGCAAGCGGTCGCGGCGGTAGAGGTTGCAGCAGTAGGCGAAGTCGAACCAGCAGTGCCGGCCCAACCGGTCGACCTCTGCCCAAGCGCTGCGGAACTGAGCGACGCACCGATGCTCGGTGTGGCCTACGGCTATCCCGGGGCACCGGGTCAATGGTGGCAGCAGCAGGTCGTACTGGGCTTGCAGCGCAGCGGCTTTCCACCGCATGCGATCACCCGGCTAATGACCAGTTACTTCGAGTTGACCGAATTGCACATTCATCCCCGCGCCCAAGGCCGTGGCCTCGGCGAGGCCTTGGCTCGCCGGCTGCTCGCCGGCCGCGCCGAGGACCATGTCTTGCTGTCTACGCCAGAGACCAACGGCGAGGCCAACCGGGCCTGGCGGTTATACCGGCGGCTGGGCTTCACCGACATAATCCGCGGATACTACTTCGCCGGCGACCCTCGAGCCTTCGCGGTCCTGGGGCGCGCGCTACCGCTATAACGCCCCACCCGCCAGACGGCTTGCCGCAGCGGCACACCGGGTCTGGCACGATGACCTGGTGCGCGCCAGCTCTCCCCCGCTCCCAGCCGCCCGATCCCGGCTTTTCACGGCCCGCCGGCGCCGGCTGCTGGCCATCGCCATGCTGCTGATGCTGGTGCCCCTGGCCACCGGCTGCCTGCGGGTACGAGCGTCGATCACCATCTCGCCCGATGACCTGGTGTCCGGAGAAATCATCGCCGCGGCCAAACCGAAAACCAGCAAAGACACCGGCCCTCAGCTGGAGAACAACCTGCCGTTCAGCCAGAAGGTCGCCGTCTCCAACTACGACAGTGACGGCTACGTGGGGTCGCAGGCGGTGTTTTCCGATTTGACCTTCGCCGAGTTGCCGCAGTTGGCCCACATGAACTCCGACGCCGCCGGCGTGAGTCTGTCGCTGCGCCGAAACGGCAATCTAGTGATTCTGGAGGGCCGGGCCGATCTGACCTCGGTGACGGATCCCGACGCCGACGTCGAGTTGACCGTCGCATTCCCCGGGACAGTGACTTCCACCAACGGTGACCGCATCGAGCCCGAGGTGGTGCAATGGAAGCTCAAACCCGGCGTGGTGAGCACCATGACCGCACAGGCGCGCTACACCGATCCCAACACTCGCTCGTTCACCGGGGCCGGCATTTGGCTGGGCATCGCGTCGTTCGCGGTCGCCGGTGTGGTGGCGCTGCTGGCTTGGATCAGCCGGGACAGGTCCCCGCGGTTCACGGCCCCGGGCGACCAACCGCAGGACTAAGCAGGGGCTAAGACTAAGCAGGGGCTAAGCAGCCTGTGGCGGCGCCCAGTACGCCAGCATCTCCGCGAACGTCTGGAATGCCGGCGCGGAAACGCCATACGTCGCTTCCAAGTGAATGCTCAACGGAAAGCCCAGGTCGGCGACGCCGTCTATCACGCGCTTGTACAAGTCGACCATGAGCTGGCGTTTCGCGGCGGGTTCACTGCCGGCCAGCTTCTTGACGAACTCCTGTTCGTCGGCCACCGCCGCGTTGCCAGGATCCTGAATCAGCCAGGTGATCAGGCCGACACGCGTCTCGACCTGGGGGACGAACCCGAACGACAGCAGAATCTCGGGGCGATGGTCGGTGTTCTTGGCGAACTCGGCCAAGAAACCCACGATCGCATCGGAATACAACAATTGGGTCATGCCGTAGGTCGCGCCCTGATTGCACTTGAAATTGAGCCGGCCCTGTTCGGCGTCCCTGGTTGGAATGACGATCACACCGCGGTTTGGCACCAGCTCGCGGTAAATCGACAGGGCATCCGTCGGCGCGACGCCGGAGCCTTCACCGTCGTTCATGGTGCGCGGCACCCCGACGAAAACGACACCTTCCATGCCGGCGGCGGTCAGGTCGCCGAGCCGCCGCCGCAGGGATGCCTCGTCCATAAACGCGGTGACCTGCGTGCACAGGCCGTTGAACCCGGGCAACTCCGGCTTGATGACCGACCAGAAATCCAGCACATCCAGCCTCGGCCGCATCGGGACGGGCCGATCGTCGTCCTCGGCGATCATGCCGGGAATCATCACGTGCCGGATGCGTCCGTCGAGCCCGAACTCGGCCGAGTAGCGCACCACTTTTTGCGCATCTTCTAGCGCCCGTTCCTTACCGCCGTCAACATTCGGCGGTACCAGCTCGAGCGCGATGGTGTTGAGCGTCACACGGTTCCTCTTTCTTAGATTGCCAACTCCCCGACCGCGCCACGCCGCGCAAACCTGTGGTGCCCAGGCCTACCGCCGGCCCACCAGGTCACCCCGACAGCATAGGTGCGAGGTAGTGAGTCAGTCGAAACGAGCGGCGCCCGCTCGAATCAAAACGCCACCCGCGCCCAGGCCGAATACACTGTCGGGCTACAGAGATGCCGAGCAGAAAGGGGCGCCGCCCTGAGCCTGGACGCATCGGCAGCACCGGCAACCGCGGAGTTGGCCGGCGCCATGACCGACCAACTGCGACGGTATCTTCGCGACCGTCGTAGCGAGGCCGCCTATATCGGTAGCGACTACGGCGCTCTGACCGCCTGGCTCGAAGACTTCGCGCTCAGCCGGGGCAAGCGACTGCGACCGGTCTTTGCCTACTGGGGCTGGCGTTCAGTCGCCACCCAGGAGCCCGATCCTGATGTGCTGCTGCTGTTTTCCGCACTGGAGCTGCTGCATGCGTGGGCGCTGATACACGACGATGTGATCGACGCCTCTCGGACCCGCCGCGGCAAGCCGACGGCCCATGTGCACTTCGCGGACCTGCACCGGGAGCGGAACTGGCGAGGCCCGGCCGACCAGTTCGGGATATCGGCGGCCATCCTGCTCGGTGATGTGGCGCAGGCGTGGGCGGACGACATAATCTCCCGGGTCTCGCAGGCCTGTCTGACGCCCGGCGCGCAGCGGCGGGTCCAGCGCGTGTGGGCCGACATCCGCACCGAGGTGCTAGGCGGGCAATACCTCGACATCGTCGCCGAAGCCAGCGCCGCCGAGTCGGTCGCTACGGCAATGACCGTCGCCACTTTCAAGACCGCTTACTACACGGTCTCGCGACCGCTGCAGCTGGGAGCAGCAGCCGCCGCCGATAGACCCGACGTTGCAGAGGTGTTCGGACAGTTCGGGACGGACCTCGGGGTGGCGTTCCAGCTGCGCGACGACGTGCTTGGCGTGTTCGGAGACCCGGCGGTCACGGGCAAGCCGTCCGGCGACGACTTGAGGTCTGGGAAGCGCACCGTGCTGGTGGCCGAGGCGGCCGAACTGGCCGACAAGTCAGATCCCGCGGCCGCGAACCTACTGCGAACCTCGATCGGCACCGAGCTGACGGACGCACAGGTGCACGAACTGCGTGAGGTGATCGAGCGGGTCGGAGCGTTGGCGGCCGCGGAGAGCCGGATCACCGCGCTCACACAGCGCGCGCTGGCCACGCTGGCGTCCGCTCCCATCAACGCCGCCGCCAAGGCCGGGTTGTCCGAACTGGCCAGGATGGCTACGGATCGGTCCGCCTGACCTATGCCCACTCCTCCTGCAGTTAAAGCGTCTGTTGCCCAACGCTTTTCGCGAATCCGCGGGTTCGCCACCAGTGCCGACGGCGGGCCGGCGTGGCTGGGCTTGCTGGGAGCGTTGCTGATCACCGCGGGCGGGTTGGGAGCCGGCAGCACCCGTCAGCATGACCCGCTGCTGGAATCGATTCACATGTCCTGGCTGCGCTTCGGCCACGGGCTGGTGGTGTCATCGATTCTGTTGTGGCTGGGCGTTGCGCTGATGCTGATCGCGTGGCTGAGACTGGGCCGACGAGTGCTGGCCGGTCCCGGTCGGAACTCGGCCACCGAGTTCACCATGAGAGCCACCACCGCCTTCTGGTTGGCGCCGTTACTGCTGTCGGTGCCGGTCTTCAGCCGGGACACCTACTCGTACCTGGCCCAGGGCGCGCTGCTGCGCGACGGCCTGGATCCATATGCGGTTGGTCCGGTCGGCAACCCGAATGCGCTGCTCGACGACGTAAGCCCGATTTGGACGATCACCACCGCGCCCTACGGTCCGGCGTTCATCCTGGTTGCCAAGCTCGTCACGATCATCGTCGGCAACAACGTCGTCGCCGGGACCATGCTGCTGCGGTTGTGCATGCTGCCCGGGCTGGCCCTGCTGATCTGGGCCGCCCCGCGGCTGGCTCACCACATTGGCGCCGACGGCGCGAAGGCCCTGTGGATCTGCGTTCTCAACCCCCTGGTGCTCATCCATCTGATGGGTGGGGTGCACAACGAGATGCTGATGGTGGGCTTGATGGCCGCCGGTATCGCGTTGACCTTGCAGCGCCGCCACGTCGCCGGGATCACGCTGGTCACGGTGGCGATCGCGGTCAAAGCCACCGCGGGGCTGGCGTTGCCGTTCTTGTTCTGGGTGTGGGCGCGTCATCTACGTGATGACCGCGGCTACCGACCGGTGCCAGCGTTTTTAGCGGCCGTCTTGTGGTCCCTGGTGATTTTCATCGCGGTATTCGGGGTGTTGTCCGCGGTGGCCGGGGTCGGCCTGGGGTGGCTGTCCGCTCTGGCCGGTTCGGTGAAGATCATCAACTGGCTGACCGTGCCGACCGCGGCCGCGAACCTGATCCACGCGTTCGGCCACGGGTTCTTCTCGGTCGACTTCTATACCCTGCTGCGGGTCAATCGGCTTATCGGAATCCTGATCATTGCCGTGTCACTACCGGTGCTGTGGTGGCGGTTCCGGCGCGACGACCGGGCCGCATTGACCGGCATCGTGTTGACGATGCTGATCGTGGTGTTGTTCGTCCCCGCGGCCCTGCCGTGGTACTACTCCTGGCCGCTGGCCGTGCTGGCCCCGCTGGCCCAGTCACGCCGCGCGATGGCGGCCGTCGCCGGGTTCTCGACCTGGATCATGGTGATCTTCAAGCCCGACGGATCGCACGGCATGTATTCCTGGCTGCATGTCGGGCTGGCAACCGCGTTTGCGCTGGTGGCTTGGTACTCGCTCTACCGGACATCGAGCGCCGACGAGCCCGAGCCGACACCCGTCAATAGGCCATAGCCTGCGCGCGGCGCACAACTTCTCGGGCCTGGTGTGCATGCAGCGCGTCGACCGGACGCGCGTTGCTCACGGCGTCGCGCGAACCGTCGCGGGTGATGGTCAGCGAAGGGTCGCGGGTAAACAGCCAGCGCACAATCTCGGTGTCGTGATATCCCCCGTCGTGCAGGATCGTCAGAAGGCCCGGCAGGCTCTTGACCACCTCGCCGGAGTTGGTGAAGAAGACCTGCGGTATGACCACACCTCCGCCGCGCCGCACCGCCACCAGGTGGCCTTCCCGCAGCTGCTGGTGCACCTTGCTGACCGGCACGCCGAGTAACTCGGCAACCCGGGTCAGGTCGTAGGTAGGTTCGTCAGGATCCAGAACGTCGTCGCCGGCGGGAATACTGCCCACGGCGCCAGTGTAGAGCCTGGTGCGCGGCCAAGTGAGCGCGTTGACCGTAGGTTCTCAGACCCATTTGGATTCCCACCTACGATGGCCCCGTGGTTGGAGCTGGGGACACATTGGACAGCACGCTGCTGGATGGCCGCTACCTGGTCCAGGCCAAGATCGCCAGCGGCGGCACCTCGACGGTGTACCGCGGCGTCGACGTTCGACTCGACCGCCCGGTCGCGCTGAAGGTGATGGATTCACGCTACGCCGGCGACCAGCAATTCCTGACCCGCTTCCAACTCGAGGCCCGCACGGTCGCCCGGCTGAAAAACCCCGGACTGGTCGCGGTCTATGACCAGGGCCAAGATGGCAGACACCCGTTTCTGGTGATGGAGCTCATCGAGGGCGGCACCCTGCGTGAGCTGTTGGTAGAGCGTGGCCCGATGCCACCCCATGCCGTGGTGGCGGTGCTTCGCCCGGTACTGGGCGGGCTGGCCGCCGCGCACCGGGCCGGCCTGGTGCATCGCGACGTCAAGCCCGAGAACGTCCTGATCTCCGACGACGGGGACGTCAAGATCGCCGATTTCGGGTTGGTGCGCGCCGTCGCCGCCGTCGGAATCACCTCGACCAGCGTCATTCTGGGCACCGCGGCGTATCTGTCGCCTGAGCAGGTTCGCGACGGAAACGCCGGTCCCCGTAGCGATGTCTACTCTGTCGGGATCCTCACCTATGAGTTACTGACCGGACGCACACCATTCACCGGCGACTCTGCGTTGTCGATCGCCTATCAGCGGTTGGACCACGATGTGCCAGCTGCCAGCGCTGTGATCGAGGGTGTGCCAACACAATTCGACGAGTTTGTGGCGTGCGCTACCGCCCGTGACCCCGGCGAGCGATACGCCGATGCGGTCGAGATGGCCGCCGATCTGGACGCAATCGCGGAGGAACTGGCGCTGCCGAGCTTCCGAGTACCAGCGCCGCGCAACTCTGCCCAGCACCGGTCGGCGGCGCTGCACCACAGCCGAATCGGCCAGCACCAGGCCAAGCCACCGGTGCACCAGCCCACCCGCCAGTTCATCCGCGAACCCGCTGCAGCTGAGCCCGACTGTGCCGATGACTACGAATACGCGCCTGTATCAGGCCAATTCGCGGGCATCTCGATGGACGAATTCGTGTGGGCGCGGCAGCGCTCGCGACGCATGATGCTGATCTGGGTGGCAATCGTGTTGGCGGCCACCGGGGTGGTCGCGACGGCGGCATGGACAATCGGCAGCCATCTGAACGTGCTACTTTAGTTGGCGAGCAGACGCAAAAGCCCCCAAAAGCGTTGGCTTTTGGGGGCTTTTGCGTCTGCTCGCCAACCTTAGCCGCGCAACATTTCGGCGACCAGGAACGCCAACTCCAGCGACTGCTGGGTGTTCAGCCGTGGATCGCAGGCCGTCTCGTAGCGGCCGGCCAAGTCGTGGTCGGAAATGTCTTGCGCCCCACCGAGACACTCGGTGACATTCTCGCCGGTGAGCTCGACATGGATGCCGCCCGGATGAGTCCCCAGCGCACGATGCACCTCGAAGAACCCCTGCACCTCGTCGACAATGCGATCGAAGTGCCGGGTCTTGTAGCCGGTCGATGACTCGTGGGTGTTGCCGTGCATCGGATCGCATTGCCAGATCACCTGGTGGCCGGTGGCCTGCACCTTCTCCACGATCGGCGGCAGCAGGTCGCGGACCTTGTTGTTACCCAGCCTGCTGACCAGTGTCAGCCGGCCCGGCCTGTTGTGCGGGTCGAGGCGCTCGACGTACTCGACGGCCAGTTCCGGGGTAATCGTCGGGCCGATCTTCACCCCGATCGGGTTGGCGATCACCTCGGCGAACGCGATGTGCGCGCCGTCAAGTTGGCGGGTCCGCTCGCCGATCCACACGGTGTGGGCCGACAGGTCAAACAACTGCAGCTCCCCCTCGATATCCGACAACCGCAGCATCGCACGTTCGTAGTCGAGCACCAAAGCCTCATGGCTGGCATAGATTTCGGCGGTTTGCAGATTGCGGTCGGCCACCCCGCAAGCGCTCATGAAGCGCAAGCCCCGATCGATCTCCGTCGCCAGTGCCTCATAGCGCGCGCCCGCCGGCGAGGTCCGGACGAATTCACGGTTCCAGTCGTGGACCAGGTGCAGCGACGCCAGGCCCGACGACGTCAACGCGCGCACCAAATTCATTGCCGCACTGGCGTTGGCGTAAGCCCGCACCAGCCGCGACGGGTCGTGCTCGCGTGCCGCGGCATCCGGGGCGAAGCCGTTGATCATGTCGCCGCGATAGGACCTCAGGCCCAGTGCGTCGATGTCGGCCGACCGTGGCTTGGCGTACTGACCCGCGATGCGGGCCACCTTCACCACCGGCATGCTGGCGCCGTACGTCAGCACCACGGCCATCTGCAGCAGGGCGCGGACATTGCCACGAATGTGAGGTTCGGTGTTGTCGGTGAATGTCTCTGCGCAGTCGCCGCCCTGCAGCAGAAATGCCTCACCCTTTGCGACCTGGGCGAGCTGTTCCTGCAGCCGGACGATCTCGGACGGCACCGTCACCGGCGGCACACTTTCAAGCACAGTGCGCATCGCCAGGGCCTGGTCGGCGGGCCAGTTGGGCTGCTGGGCGGCCGGCTTGGCCAGCGCGGCGTCCAGCCGGGCCCGCAAATCGGCAGGCAGCGGCGGCAACGGCGGCAGCTGGTCGATCGGAATGTCGACAGTCCAGTTCATCGGTCTATGGTAACCGTGTCCAGCCGACGGCTGATCAGGACGAACGTGCTCCCCGGCCCGCATCGTCGACGCGTGATCCGTATGGTCCGTCTCGCCCCCTACCGCGCCTACCCCCGACCCGCATCGTCAACGGAGGTGATGATGCGGAACCGGCGCAGCTGATCACGGGCATCGACGAGCGCGTCGTGCACATCGCGCGGCCGCGGCGGCAGCTGAGGGCACCCGCGGTCCTCCCACAACTGCCGTAGTTCGCGCGTGAAGCGGGGCAGCGCCGCCGGTAGGGCCGGCATTGGGCCCCACAATTGGCACAGGGCGACGTGGTCGTAGGCCGCCACCCAGGCCCACAGCTCTATTGGATCACCGCCATCGACATCGAAGAACTTCTCCAGGTCCGCGCGGATCTGCCGACGCGAGCGCCACAATTGCGACGCCGGGGGCGGCAGCTTGGGCAAGACATTGGCGCGCACCCAGCGACCAGCACGCTCGGCATCGAATTCGGTGGACACCGCGTAATACTCGCGGCCATCCTCGGCGACCACCCCGATCGAGATCAGCTCGATGATGCGGCCGTCCTCAATGAATTCGGTGTCGTAGAAGTACCGCACCGCCGCAGCCTAATCCGGCGAGCAGACGCAAAATCCCCCGACATACGCGATTTTCGGGGGATTTTGCGACTGCTCACCGGGCTATCTGGCGAGGCGATCTGGCGCGGGGCATCTGGCGTCGGGCTATCTGGCGATCAGGATCGGCTTGGTTCCCTCAGGTGGTGGCGCGGGGTGGACGTCAAGGTCAAGCTGGGCGTCGACCGCCCGCTCATCGGGTAGCCGCGGGGTGCCTGCGATCGCACACTGCAGCCACAGCTTGGCCTGCACGACGGGGCGTCGCCATATCCGCTCCCGTTGCAGGGCACGCCGCATTTTGTCCGGCTGGCGGGTGTACCGCCATCGGGCCCAGGGTGCATGCGGACGCGACAGCCGGATCGCCCCGACGACCAGCAGCACGACGATGAACATGCCCAGCAGCCCGGTCCACACCTTGCCTTTGAGCAGCACCACCACCGCCAACGGCAACGTCAGCACCAATCCGCCAACCAGTGTGCTTTGCAGCACCACCCAATCGGTGCCATGCCGGATCGGCAGGAACAACATCAGCGGGTGCAGCCCGAGAATCAACAGTCCCGCTACAGCCACCGCCGCGAATACCGCATCCACCGAGCTGCGTCCGTCCTCCTCCCAGTACACGTCGGACAGGTGCAGAATCAGCGCATACTCGTCGAGCACCAGCGCTGCGCCGATCCCGAAAAGTATTGCGGCAATGGTGAATTGAGGTTCTTGCCCGTTGACCGACAAGGTCACCAACGTCAGTCCGGAGATCATTACCAGGACCACCCCGAATGCGACGTGGTGGATATGCACCGTCCCGATATGGATATTGCGGGGTTGCCACCACCTGGTCGGTCGGCCCCGGTCGGCGCGATGGCGAATTACGCGCACAAAAGTACGCGTGACAAAGAAAGTCAGGATGAAGGCGACCAAACAGCACAGCAACGGCAAGCGGCCGCGGTCAACGATGTCATGCT is a genomic window containing:
- a CDS encoding class II 3-deoxy-7-phosphoheptulonate synthase, which gives rise to MNWTVDIPIDQLPPLPPLPADLRARLDAALAKPAAQQPNWPADQALAMRTVLESVPPVTVPSEIVRLQEQLAQVAKGEAFLLQGGDCAETFTDNTEPHIRGNVRALLQMAVVLTYGASMPVVKVARIAGQYAKPRSADIDALGLRSYRGDMINGFAPDAAAREHDPSRLVRAYANASAAMNLVRALTSSGLASLHLVHDWNREFVRTSPAGARYEALATEIDRGLRFMSACGVADRNLQTAEIYASHEALVLDYERAMLRLSDIEGELQLFDLSAHTVWIGERTRQLDGAHIAFAEVIANPIGVKIGPTITPELAVEYVERLDPHNRPGRLTLVSRLGNNKVRDLLPPIVEKVQATGHQVIWQCDPMHGNTHESSTGYKTRHFDRIVDEVQGFFEVHRALGTHPGGIHVELTGENVTECLGGAQDISDHDLAGRYETACDPRLNTQQSLELAFLVAEMLRG
- a CDS encoding polyadenylate-specific 3'-exoribonuclease AS — encoded protein: MRYFYDTEFIEDGRIIELISIGVVAEDGREYYAVSTEFDAERAGRWVRANVLPKLPPPASQLWRSRRQIRADLEKFFDVDGGDPIELWAWVAAYDHVALCQLWGPMPALPAALPRFTRELRQLWEDRGCPQLPPRPRDVHDALVDARDQLRRFRIITSVDDAGRG